Proteins found in one Herbiconiux sp. A18JL235 genomic segment:
- a CDS encoding STAS domain-containing protein: MQFTVETIGDDVAVVKGDGRLTMVAAPEFRAVVRREIEAGRARVVVDLGAVTFMDSSGLGALVGCLKTARQAGGDLRIAAPNDQVMMILRLSNLDRVFKAHESPEVAFHA, encoded by the coding sequence ATGCAGTTCACTGTCGAGACCATCGGCGACGACGTGGCCGTGGTCAAGGGCGACGGACGTCTCACGATGGTCGCCGCTCCCGAGTTCCGTGCGGTGGTGCGGCGAGAGATCGAGGCGGGCCGCGCGCGTGTGGTGGTCGACCTCGGCGCGGTGACCTTCATGGACTCCTCGGGGCTCGGCGCCTTGGTCGGCTGCCTCAAGACCGCTCGGCAGGCCGGCGGAGATCTCCGCATCGCGGCGCCGAACGATCAGGTGATGATGATCTTGCGCCTGTCGAACCTCGACCGGGTCTTCAAGGCCCACGAATCACCGGAGGTGGCCTTCCATGCTTGA